TTCTTTACGTAAAATTGATAAACGAATTGATAACACTATATGGTCAACTACAAGAAAATGGTTTCCTGACCAGGAAACCATTTTAAATTTCATTTACATAACAACAGTAAATTAAGCAGTAAGAAGGAGTGCACACATGAAAAAAATGTTAACAAAAGAATTAAGTAATGAATTAAAGAAGCGAGAAGGGATCATTTCTATTACAGTTGAGCCTTATGAAAAAATCGAAGTTGGTGGAATTCGTGTAGATGGACCAGCTGTTATTCTAATTAATCAAGAATAGCTAAAAAT
This sequence is a window from Bacillus pseudomycoides DSM 12442. Protein-coding genes within it:
- a CDS encoding BC1881 family protein; this translates as MKKMLTKELSNELKKREGIISITVEPYEKIEVGGIRVDGPAVILINQE